The Xanthomonas fragariae genome has a segment encoding these proteins:
- a CDS encoding DUF378 domain-containing protein has protein sequence MKAINLITLVLLIVGGLNWGLIGLFQLDLVAALFGGQDAPLSRVVYTLVGICALWQLVPLFRNNHSAAEHHTSPHVRNNS, from the coding sequence ATGAAAGCGATCAACCTCATCACTCTGGTGCTTCTTATCGTCGGTGGATTGAACTGGGGCCTGATCGGCCTGTTCCAGTTAGATCTGGTGGCCGCGTTGTTCGGCGGACAGGACGCCCCGTTGTCGCGTGTAGTCTATACGCTGGTCGGCATCTGCGCGCTGTGGCAGTTGGTCCCGCTGTTCCGCAACAACCACAGCGCCGCCGAGCATCACACCAGCCCGCACGTGCGCAATAACTCGTAA
- a CDS encoding peptidylprolyl isomerase, with protein sequence MLLRTVASACLLALVLPGTAYAAYRSPQQILDSSPASAWRVLDPDRTLYMELDGGRVIIELAPQFAPEHVGNIRTLAHERFWDGLSIYRSQDNFVVQFGDPDGKTPAKTKSLGSAKTHLTAEFERASQGLDFQRLPDSDGWAPQVGFVDGFPVGRDNATGKTWLAHCYSTLGAARQNAEDSSIGTELYVVTGQSPRQLDRNITVVGRVVKGMELLSVTPRGQDPMGFYQDPAQRAPIRAIRLASEVPLPERTPLQLLRTDSRTFRDVAEARRNRKDDFYKRPAGHIDLCNVPLPVRAPPAH encoded by the coding sequence ATGCTTCTGCGCACTGTTGCTTCCGCCTGCCTGCTCGCGCTGGTGTTACCCGGTACCGCGTACGCGGCCTATCGCAGCCCACAACAGATACTGGACAGCTCGCCGGCAAGCGCATGGCGCGTGCTCGACCCGGACCGCACGCTTTACATGGAGCTCGACGGCGGACGGGTAATCATCGAGCTGGCGCCGCAGTTCGCGCCCGAACATGTGGGCAACATCCGCACGCTAGCGCACGAGCGCTTCTGGGATGGGCTAAGCATCTATCGCTCGCAGGACAACTTCGTGGTGCAGTTCGGCGACCCCGATGGCAAAACGCCGGCCAAGACCAAGTCGCTGGGCTCAGCGAAGACACATCTGACGGCCGAATTCGAACGCGCATCGCAAGGCCTGGATTTCCAGCGCCTGCCCGATAGCGATGGCTGGGCGCCGCAGGTGGGCTTCGTCGATGGCTTCCCGGTGGGACGCGACAATGCCACCGGCAAGACCTGGCTTGCGCATTGCTACAGCACCCTGGGTGCGGCCCGCCAAAACGCCGAAGACAGCAGCATCGGCACCGAGTTGTATGTGGTCACCGGGCAGTCGCCGCGCCAGCTGGATCGCAACATCACCGTGGTCGGGCGCGTGGTCAAGGGCATGGAATTGCTCAGTGTGACTCCGCGCGGGCAGGATCCGATGGGCTTCTACCAAGACCCTGCGCAACGCGCGCCGATCCGCGCGATTCGATTGGCGAGCGAAGTGCCGCTGCCCGAGCGCACGCCACTGCAGCTGCTGCGCACCGACAGCCGGACTTTCCGTGATGTGGCCGAAGCACGCCGCAACCGCAAGGACGATTTCTACAAGCGCCCGGCCGGGCATATCGATCTGTGCAATGTGCCGCTGCCGGTGCGTGCGCCACCGGCGCATTGA